GGAGTTCCTCCTTTCCCCGAATGGATCGGCTAGCCTGCGCTCGGTGGCGCTGCTGAATGTGGCGCCCGGACGCTACCGGCAGTCCTGTGCAGACGCCTGGGGCACCTGGATCCAGTGTGGAAGGCGCTGCGTTTTCGTCGCGTTGACAAAGCGTTTTCAGCCCGGTGCGCCTGCATTTACTTCACCTCCAGGCGAGCAATCCCGCCCAGGTGCATCAGGGCAGATCACAGTGCCGGCCGGGCCGAAAACGAGGTGGTAGGGGTATGGCCGCCTCTTGTAAGCCCAGGCACTCTGCCGTCGGAAGGGGACAACTCGGCGGCCGTACTGTCGGCCGGGGAACATTCCAGAGTGGTCACTTTGTTATGGCCGACAGTGCGTCAACCTCGCCCACGCCATAGAAGCCGTTGTGGCCCATGCCGTCCAGGCAGGTCGCAGTGAAGTCCAGGCCGTACTGCAGCAACTGCGGCACCGGGTTGTATGTGCGCGCGGAGCAGTCCAGCGGCTCGGCCGTTTGCGTCAGCTGGGCCTTGACCGCGCCCGGCGACATGGAGCCGTACTGGCTAATCATCAGCGCCACCACTCCGGTGACGTGCGGTGCGGCCATGGAGGTGCACTGCAGGTAGCTGTACGTCGCGCACACCGTCCCCTGGCAGTCCTGGGTGATCAGCTGGGATGGGAGATCCTCACGCAGCGTCGCTGGCCACGTCGAAAGAATCAGCCCGGACGCCGGAGTCCGCTGGGGTCCGCGAACGTACCAATCGCCGCCTGGTGCCGTCACGTCAATGACGCCAGAGCCATAGTTCGAGTAGTACGTTTTCTGCTGCTGCCGGTTGTCAGCGGACACGGTGAAGGGGATCGGCGTTGCAGGGACTTACTTGTTGTAACACAACACTCGCCCTGCATTTAATGCGCTGTAACTTTCCAAAAGTCCGTTACTGTGTGGGGCCGTCAGAGTTGAAGATGTCGCGGTGCCAGCGCCAGCCATCGCCTTCGTGTTACCAGATGACGAGGTACTTACCTCGATCCAGCACATCCCCATTGGCTCCGTACAGTTGAAAGCCTCCGACTTATCTCTTGCACCTGGATAGGGTGAGTGAATAGCCGTGGTGGCGCAGGAATTTCTCCCCTCGCCAGACCTGTAGAGCAAGTCGCTGAACGACCAGCAGTGGCAGAGCCACCCGGGCGGCGACGTCCGCCGCTTGTTCCAGCGAGAGGGTGTCGGCTCGGCAGAGCCTGGCGAGCGTGAACGCAGCAAAAACGAGCAGCACCCAACGGTCCAGGCCCTGAGCGGTTCGCAAAGCGAACCTCCCTCGCCCGAAACCGTGCTTGGCCTCCTTGAAAAACGACTCGATGGCCCAGCGCCGTCCCCCCTCCCGGGCGACACGGTCGCCCGGAAGCAGTTGGGAGGCGACCGAGAACAAGGTGCGTTCCCCTCGCTCGACCCGGGCCAGCGTCAGGGTGTCCCACGGCCAATGGGCAAGGTGTAGCCAGCTCCCGTGCTCACCGTCCTCCACGGTGACGTGACCGGGATGATCGGTGCGGCGAGTGGAGCGCACCCCGACCACGAACTCGAAGCTCAGGTCCCGCACACCCTGGAGGAAGGCCGACGACTCGAAGCCGCTGTGGCCAGCACCCAGACGTCAAAGCGACGGCTCACTTCGGTGGGCACGGTCGCCAGCAGCTCCAAAGCGAGCCGGACGGGGGAAGGGGTCCCCTTCCCCCGGTACACCCGGTCACCCACGGGGAACTTCAGTCCCCGTACACCGCGTACAGCACCACCAGATGAAGACCGTAGACCTCGTTATAGACGCGTATGAAGGGCAAATCGCGTCCCGTCTTCGGGACACTGGTGAGGTCCACGCCCAGCCGTAAGCGAGGGTGGTGTTTGCGGCGTGCTGCGAGCAGCAACGCCTCCCATTGGGCCTGGATGAGGGTCGCCCAGCACTCAGCCGTATCCCACTCGTCCACGTTCAACAGGCGACTCAGCGCACTGGCGCTGACGGTATGGGCCCGGTGCAGGGCCTTCTTCGTCTTCAGGTCAAGAAAGAGCCCCAGCGCAGCCTTCAGGCTGTGCTGCTGGTAAGGACTGGTGGGGACGGAGAGGAGCGCGTCTGCCAGAATGGAGGTACGCTCCCCGCGAAGCTTGAGTCTCCACACACCCTCTTTCTCTCGTCTGGGAGCGCTTTTCTGCTATCTATTCAGGTGCAAGAGATGAGTTGGGTGCACCGTGCATGTACCGGTCACCTTGGGGGTCAGTTGGCCGCCTTAGCCCGGCTCAACGCCACTTCAGGCCAAACGGCGGTGGCTGCCGGGCCTACACCTGCAACAAGTTGTTGACCGTGGGTGCAGAGGCTAAGAGTCGCACTTGAGTGAACACGACACTCAGCTGTGCAGCAGCCTGCTCGAATAGCAAGGTAGATAGCACTCGTGGAGGAGCGTGGCGAAGTATAAGCATCACCCGGAGGTATTGGCAGGGGTGAGACGAGTTCCGGCCCTCAGGGGCCGGAACTCGTCAATGGGTCAGCTGAGGGCCTTTGCTGAATTGGCTCGCTTGATCTCGATCTTACGGGTTCGGACTTCAGCCGCCTTGGGAAGGTGCAGGTGCAGCACGCCGGACTCCAGGCTGGCGTCCACCTGGTCCGTTTCCACCTTCACTGGCAGGGTAACGCTGCACTGGAACTCTCCACTTGGCAACGTCTTCACCCAGTACCGTTTGCCGTCCGCATTACTGGGGCTGTAACGGCCACGGATGGACAGCGTGAGCCCTTCCACCTGGACGTCCAGGTCCTCCGGTTTGACGCCCGGCACCGCGACGTCTATGACGACATGGCTTTCCGTTTCGTACATGTCGAGGAGGAAGCGCGTGCCAGCCAGCGTGGGACTGGCAAGTTCACCGATGAAGCAGTCGAGGGCAGGCCAGAGGGAGCTGGGCGTCGGCATCAGGTCCGAGCTCCACGTGGTCATGCCATTGTTGGGGGTACGTACGAGTGCCATGGTTCACCTCCATGCTGTTTCTGCCGTGTGGGACGTTCTTTCTGAGCTTTTCCCCACACCTCACCCATATAAAATATGCGTGCGGGTTTGTCAAGAGGCTGCGTTAGTAGTTAGGGGACGGCACCTTGGAGTGAGAGCTCAAACTGCGGACGCCAGGTCCTCGGCTCCCGGAGCACCGCGTTGCGGTGGGAGGTGAGTGGGGAGGTTGTGGGCGGGCCTTGGCAGGAGGAGTGGCAACGCCTATCGTACCCAACCCAAGAAGACCCACAGTCAGTGCGTGACTTGCGGTGCTTTCCAAGCTTCAGCAAGACCGCCACCTCCTTCAACTGCCCCTCAGGAGCGACCGCAACGTGTCGGTGAGGGTCAAGTTCGTTCTGACAACCGTGGTTCAAAGAAAGCACCGCAATCAGTATCTCGGGTCGCTCTGCAACGCCTATGAGGCTCCTCGAAAGGAAGGCCCACATGACGGCATTGATTGGAGTCCGCGACGTCTCCCCCCGGGTACACGAAATCTTCAATACGGGTGATCAACAACTGATTGACCCCCTATTCTGGCCGTTAAGTGACATGCTCGTGATCGGAACCGACCCGCAGGAGTGGTGGGAGGGTGACACGCGTGCGCGCGAGGTGCTGCACACACAACTGGAGGAAATGCGCACCAGCGGCATCCAGATAATGCCCGGCGAGCGGCAGCGGGTCATGGAGCGCGGCGATATCGGATGGGGAGCCGAGGACCTGAACCTGGTCATGCCGGACGGGCAGGTGTTGCTGGCACGGCTGACGCTGGTCTGCGTGCGTGACGGGGACGAATGGCGGGTGGCACAGTGGTACCTTTCTTTTGGTGTTGCGAATGATGCAGCCCTCGGTCAGGAGCTCACGATTTGAGGGAACAGCGTTCGTCGGAGCTCAAAGTTCGTCCTGGGTGTGACCTCCCTACCAAGTACAATCCCGAGCGTCATCCAGTTTGGCGGTCATGAACCTAATGGTGAGTAGCTTCTCGTGGCCGGGTAAGGGCCTCAGGCTTCGGCATGCTGCCTGACCTGAAACGCGACGGCCGCTTCGCAGACCGCGACGTGGGCACGGACGAACATCTGGAAGCGCTCGCCGTAGATGGTCTCGTCGGGCGCCTCCGTGATCACGGTGATGGGACACAGGCCACCCCTCTGCTCCGCCAGTATGAAGGGCAGTCCGTGAATGAGCTGGTAGTGCGGTTGCAGCAGGTGGGCGGCACTTGTGCGGAACGCCCGGGTCGTGTAGGCGGTGACATCCACTTCCTGGAGGAGGCGACGTGCGATCGCGTCCGCCATGGCTCGGGCGTTGTCGGCCTGCCCCGGCCAGTACCACAGGATCGTGACGAACCCGGCGGGCAGAGCCCACGATTCGAAGCCGTACGGCGCATACCCGCTGTACGGCCGGACCCACTCGTGGGCGGGGTACCCGTGCAGGCTCAGGTGCAGGGACGCGTTCACCTTGTCCCGTGCCCATGCGCGCGCCCGTGTTTCCCAGCGTGGAAGGCCCTGTCGCTGGCCCAGGTCATCCCCGAGGGAGGTGTACCGCGCAGCGTGATGCATGTGCTCAGGCGCGATCTGCGTCAGAGCACGGTGCAGGGAGGCCCCATCAGGGTTTTCCAGGGGCAGGACCGCGAAGTTCAGGTCGCTTGCCACCAGGGAGGGGACGAACTGCAGGGCGGCGACTGGACCCGTCGTCTCATTTGCATGCTGCCCACCGGTGACGAGCACGCCCTCGGGGCCTTCACGTCCCTTCCGGACCATCGCCGGGACGGGTCGGCCGTCCACGCTCTGCGCGGGGACGGACCAACCCAGCCCATACTGGTCCGCCAGTTGCCGTGCATACGCCCAGGTGCGTGCGGGGGGCCAGGGTCGGTCGAGCAGCGTGCTGGTTCCCAGGCGTTCCCCGGAGGGGGGAAGGTCCAGCTCTTCACGCTCCTGAGGTGCGGCGTCCCAGCGCGTCAGCGTGACACGCGCCCGTCCGTCCTGCCCCGGGGTGCTTCTCGCGATGGGAACGATCCGGCCAGGGGTGAGTGTCCTCGCGTCCGGGGGAGTGGAGGTGTGCCGTTTGAGGGCGTCGAGCGTTCCGAAATACACCTCCTCGGTGAGGGCCTCGGTCATGCTGATGCGTTCGTCCAGCACGTCGAGCGCGAGGTCCGGCTCAGAGAGATGCAGGGTGACGGACAGGTCTTTGAAGACGAGCCCGTCGTTCCGCTGACCGGCCAGGTCGAGGATGGCCGGAAGGATGACACTGCAGTACCAGTTCCAGAACAGCTCGCCATCAGTCGGGAGGGGCGCGTCATGCAAAGGCCCAGTGTCGGCCTGCACGGTCAGCCAGCCGGTTGGAGCGACGACCGTCCGACCGTCGGGCGACTCCCGCGACGCGAGCGGAATGAAGCAGCTGCCCTGCCAGAGGGCCGTGTCGCCGCGCCACAGCGTGGCCTGATAGGTGGGCTGCGCATGGCCGGGGATGAACTCGGCCTGGACCCCTTCACGTTCAAGGATGGCGGCAAGTGGGTAGGCTTCCTGAAGGAACCTTCCGGGATTCTCGCCCGGCAGGCGCGGGTACGTGAGGGTCAGTCGGTCGGCGTGCGCACGGCGCCACAACGGCTGGAGTTCCTCGGTCACCCAGAAGTACGCGGGTTTGTAGGCGCTGCGGACGCGAACCGCGCACGCCTCTCCACAAGTGGTGCGGAGTGTTTCCCTCAGCCAGGCGCGCATCTCAGGGGATTCCGAGACGTAGGCGAGCACTTGGGAGGGGGCCCCCTCCTGCCGAAGGGCAGTGACCTGGTCGAGCAGGCGTCGTCCCTCCCAGGGGAAGGTCTGCTGCCATGTGGTCTGCGTATCGTGCTGGGTGGCCTGTGGGTTCAGGTCAGGGATGGTCATCAGCGCCTTCCGTGAGGGTCGAGGTGGTCCCGGAGCCAGTCACCGATGAGGTTGAACCCGAGGACCGTGAGGGTGATCGCGACCCCTGGGAACACCGAGACCCACCACGCGGTCTGCAGGTAGGTGCGTCCGTCGGCGAGCATGCCACCCCAGGACGGCACCTGTGGGTCGACGCCGAGGCCGAGGAAGGTAAGGCCCGACTCCAGCAGGATGTTGTTGGCGATGTTCAGGGTTGCGAGGACCACGATGGGGCCGATGGCATTCGGGATGATGTGCCGGAACATCATCCGTGAGTTGTTCGCGCCGAGCGCGTTGGCGGCCTGGACGTACTCCCGTTCGCGAAGGGACAGGACCTGCCCGCGCACGAGCCGGGCGTACTGCGCCCACTGTGAGGCGACCATCACCGCGATGAGCTTCCACAGGCCGGGGCCGATGATGGCAATGACCGTAATGGCGAGCAGGATGAACGGGAAGGCGAGCTGGACGTCCGCAAGGCGCATCAGGAACGCGTCGAGCGCACCCCGGTAGAACCCGGCGAGCAGGCCGAGCAGGGTGCCGATCAGGACCGACAGGGCCACCGACACCAGCCCGACGGTGATGGAGATGCGCCCGCCGTACACAACTCTGGAGAAGACGTCCCGGCCGATGGGATCCGTGCCGAGCGGATGTGGCCCCGCGAAGGTGGGAGGCTTGAGGCGCGCAGTGAGATCCATGACGTCCGTTCCGCTGGGGAAGAGGACATTCGCGAACAGCACGAGCAGGAGGATGGTCCCGGTCAGCAGGGTGCCGACGAGCAGGTCAGGGGTCCACCGAAGGAAGGGGCGTCGGGCTGATGGGGCGGTCGCGGGGGAGTCGGTCATGTCACTCTATGCGGACCCTGGGGTCGAACAGGCCGTACGAGAGGTCGACGAGCAGGTTGACGAGCACCACGATGATGGCGAGGACCGTCACGGTACCCTGCAGGACGGGGTAGTCACGGTTCGAGATGGCCTGCAGGGCCAGGGACCCCAGGCCGGGCCAGGCGAATACCTGTTCCACAATCACCACACCGCCCATCAGCCCACCGAACTGGAGGCCGATGAAGGTGACGACCGGGATGGCCGTGTTTCGCAGCGCGTGCTTGTACAGCACGTTCCGTTCCGAGAGGCCCTTGCTGCGGGCCACGGTAACGTACTGGCTGCTCAGCACGTCCAGCAGCGAGGCGCGCAGCAGCCGTACGGTCGTGGAAGTGAGGATGAGGCCGAGGGTGACGCTGGGCAGGACCAGTGAGGCTGCCCCCTCGTAGCCGGAGGGAGGCAGCCAACGGAGCGTGACGCCGAAGATCAGCACCAGCATGATGCCCAGCCAGAAGTTCGGAAAGGACAGGCCGAACAGCGACAGCAACCGGATGATCTGATCCGCCCAGCGGCCCTTGTGGACGGCTGCATAGATTCCGAGAGGCAACGAGATCAGGATGGAGATGAGCAGTGAGCACAACGCGAGGAGCAGCGTCGGCGGCATGGCCTGCCAGATCAGCGCGCGCACCGGCGTATCACCACGGAAGCTGGTCCCCAGGTTCCCGGTGACGAGCCCCCCCAGGAATCGTCCGTACTGCACGATGAACGGTTGGTCGAGACCCAGTGCCTGGCGGATGTCCTTCAGCTGTTCAGCGGTGGGGGCCGAAGCCCCCTGGAATTGAGCCACGGCGGGGTCTCCGGAGAAGCGGAGCATGATCGCGACGACGAGGGTCACGAAGATCAC
This region of Deinococcus apachensis DSM 19763 genomic DNA includes:
- a CDS encoding Hsp20/alpha crystallin family protein, which produces MALVRTPNNGMTTWSSDLMPTPSSLWPALDCFIGELASPTLAGTRFLLDMYETESHVVIDVAVPGVKPEDLDVQVEGLTLSIRGRYSPSNADGKRYWVKTLPSGEFQCSVTLPVKVETDQVDASLESGVLHLHLPKAAEVRTRKIEIKRANSAKALS
- a CDS encoding ABC transporter permease, translating into MTDSPATAPSARRPFLRWTPDLLVGTLLTGTILLLVLFANVLFPSGTDVMDLTARLKPPTFAGPHPLGTDPIGRDVFSRVVYGGRISITVGLVSVALSVLIGTLLGLLAGFYRGALDAFLMRLADVQLAFPFILLAITVIAIIGPGLWKLIAVMVASQWAQYARLVRGQVLSLREREYVQAANALGANNSRMMFRHIIPNAIGPIVVLATLNIANNILLESGLTFLGLGVDPQVPSWGGMLADGRTYLQTAWWVSVFPGVAITLTVLGFNLIGDWLRDHLDPHGRR
- a CDS encoding S8 family serine peptidase, translated to MSADNRQQQKTYYSNYGSGVIDVTAPGGDWYVRGPQRTPASGLILSTWPATLREDLPSQLITQDCQGTVCATYSYLQCTSMAAPHVTGVVALMISQYGSMSPGAVKAQLTQTAEPLDCSARTYNPVPQLLQYGLDFTATCLDGMGHNGFYGVGEVDALSAITK
- a CDS encoding M14 family zinc carboxypeptidase; this translates as MTIPDLNPQATQHDTQTTWQQTFPWEGRRLLDQVTALRQEGAPSQVLAYVSESPEMRAWLRETLRTTCGEACAVRVRSAYKPAYFWVTEELQPLWRRAHADRLTLTYPRLPGENPGRFLQEAYPLAAILEREGVQAEFIPGHAQPTYQATLWRGDTALWQGSCFIPLASRESPDGRTVVAPTGWLTVQADTGPLHDAPLPTDGELFWNWYCSVILPAILDLAGQRNDGLVFKDLSVTLHLSEPDLALDVLDERISMTEALTEEVYFGTLDALKRHTSTPPDARTLTPGRIVPIARSTPGQDGRARVTLTRWDAAPQEREELDLPPSGERLGTSTLLDRPWPPARTWAYARQLADQYGLGWSVPAQSVDGRPVPAMVRKGREGPEGVLVTGGQHANETTGPVAALQFVPSLVASDLNFAVLPLENPDGASLHRALTQIAPEHMHHAARYTSLGDDLGQRQGLPRWETRARAWARDKVNASLHLSLHGYPAHEWVRPYSGYAPYGFESWALPAGFVTILWYWPGQADNARAMADAIARRLLQEVDVTAYTTRAFRTSAAHLLQPHYQLIHGLPFILAEQRGGLCPITVITEAPDETIYGERFQMFVRAHVAVCEAAVAFQVRQHAEA
- a CDS encoding ABC transporter permease, giving the protein MARYLVSQLLQAVLVVIFVTLVVAIMLRFSGDPAVAQFQGASAPTAEQLKDIRQALGLDQPFIVQYGRFLGGLVTGNLGTSFRGDTPVRALIWQAMPPTLLLALCSLLISILISLPLGIYAAVHKGRWADQIIRLLSLFGLSFPNFWLGIMLVLIFGVTLRWLPPSGYEGAASLVLPSVTLGLILTSTTVRLLRASLLDVLSSQYVTVARSKGLSERNVLYKHALRNTAIPVVTFIGLQFGGLMGGVVIVEQVFAWPGLGSLALQAISNRDYPVLQGTVTVLAIIVVLVNLLVDLSYGLFDPRVRIE
- a CDS encoding nuclear transport factor 2 family protein — protein: MTALIGVRDVSPRVHEIFNTGDQQLIDPLFWPLSDMLVIGTDPQEWWEGDTRAREVLHTQLEEMRTSGIQIMPGERQRVMERGDIGWGAEDLNLVMPDGQVLLARLTLVCVRDGDEWRVAQWYLSFGVANDAALGQELTI